The Planctomycetaceae bacterium genome has a segment encoding these proteins:
- a CDS encoding DMT family protein — MDRFGVLMLPVVMLVGSNLFMTYAWYGHLKDLAGRPLMVAIAVSWGVALLEYCLQVPANRWGFQHYTLGQLKVIQEVVTMVVFAGFCTFYMKEPLKLDFLWASLCLVGAAFFMFRGFNPTG, encoded by the coding sequence ATGGACCGTTTCGGCGTATTGATGCTGCCTGTGGTAATGCTGGTCGGGTCGAACCTTTTCATGACATATGCTTGGTACGGGCATTTGAAAGACCTGGCCGGGCGGCCTCTGATGGTCGCCATCGCCGTCAGTTGGGGCGTGGCGCTGCTGGAATATTGCCTGCAGGTGCCGGCCAACCGGTGGGGCTTCCAGCACTATACGCTGGGGCAGCTCAAGGTGATCCAGGAGGTCGTGACGATGGTGGTCTTCGCGGGCTTCTGCACGTTCTACATGAAGGAGCCGCTCAAGCTGGACTTCCTCTGGGCGAGCCTGTGCCTGGTCGGCGCGGCGTTCTTCATGTTCCGCGGCTTCAACCCTACTGGCTAA
- a CDS encoding GNAT family N-acetyltransferase produces the protein MSTQTIAPQPCRLRVKDSLLKICLGEIVVRRRKLPVLAAEFFPLGCDAAPEPNEPTMPVPEGAGLLLSSYPLARPLKRISVSGQWIRYVARHYRHCYTDLRGTFADYLQANFSSKTRQTLRRKCKKMAQRSGGQLHWKAYATPEDIDEFLTQAGRLAPKTYQQRLLDLGVRTDEAFRARAAELAAKDEVRAFLLFCDDKPIAYLYCPCRDGALQYDSLGYDPAYAEFSPGTVLQYQVMEYLFGQKKYRFFDFEKGEGAHKELFASTSQLCGDIYFLRRRAGNYFTIWLHRATEGATDLVGAVLRPLGLKHRLKRFLRRKLPLAIVHRPLGRGS, from the coding sequence ATGAGTACGCAGACCATCGCGCCGCAACCTTGTCGCCTGAGGGTAAAAGACTCGCTGCTGAAGATATGCCTGGGCGAGATCGTCGTGCGCCGGCGCAAGTTGCCGGTGCTGGCGGCAGAGTTCTTCCCCCTCGGCTGCGATGCGGCGCCCGAGCCGAACGAGCCCACGATGCCCGTTCCCGAGGGCGCCGGCTTGCTGCTCTCGTCCTATCCGCTGGCGCGTCCGCTGAAGCGCATCAGCGTCAGCGGGCAGTGGATCCGCTACGTCGCGCGGCACTACCGCCACTGCTATACCGACCTTCGGGGCACATTCGCCGATTACCTCCAGGCCAACTTTTCTTCCAAGACCCGCCAGACCCTGCGACGCAAGTGCAAGAAGATGGCCCAGCGATCCGGCGGGCAACTGCACTGGAAGGCCTACGCCACGCCCGAGGATATCGACGAGTTCCTCACCCAGGCCGGGCGGCTGGCGCCCAAGACGTACCAGCAGCGTCTGCTGGACCTGGGCGTCAGGACGGATGAGGCTTTCCGCGCCCGAGCGGCCGAGCTGGCAGCCAAAGACGAGGTGCGGGCGTTCTTGCTGTTCTGCGACGATAAGCCCATCGCGTACCTGTATTGCCCCTGTCGCGACGGAGCGCTCCAGTACGACAGCCTGGGCTACGATCCGGCGTACGCGGAGTTTTCGCCGGGCACGGTGCTCCAGTACCAGGTGATGGAGTACCTCTTCGGCCAGAAGAAGTACCGCTTCTTCGACTTCGAGAAAGGCGAGGGGGCGCACAAGGAACTCTTCGCCAGCACCAGCCAGTTGTGCGGTGACATTTACTTCCTGCGGCGCCGCGCGGGCAACTACTTCACCATCTGGCTGCACCGCGCGACCGAAGGCGCCACCGACCTCGTCGGCGCGGTGCTCCGTCCGCTGGGGCTCAAACACCGCCTCAAACGCTTCCTGCGCCGCAAGCTGCCCCTGGCGATCGTCCACCGCCCGCTGGGCCGAGGTTCGTAG
- a CDS encoding GNAT family N-acetyltransferase has translation MTTTAQDATALDSQDLGLRFKTSTFKFAIGEAVLFRKRIKVMAGRFTPRTFGRSVDPEALWANVPPEAAGVMLGGFPVERPLERMTWQKHWIRYVPRHYRHCSVSLEGTFQEYLERRFSPKIRRDLRRRTRVLAERNGGELGLVVCRTPEEMTHFMDVAPALAKRTYQHTLFKNALPDTPEYRQWVLDLAGQDQARGYLLRCDGQVIAYLFCRWQDGMWLYDGVGYDQCFARLSPGTLLHYHALDALFAEGRGGTLDFGPGEGQHKLFFATHTQLCADVYLLRPWIRNHLLTWTHIGSDALSDAAARVAGRLGVRQGIKRLMRRLATG, from the coding sequence GTGACCACCACAGCACAAGACGCGACCGCGCTGGACAGTCAAGACCTGGGCCTGCGGTTCAAGACCTCGACGTTCAAGTTCGCCATCGGCGAGGCGGTGCTGTTCCGCAAGCGCATCAAGGTGATGGCGGGGCGATTCACGCCTCGGACGTTCGGGCGGTCGGTCGACCCCGAGGCCCTGTGGGCGAACGTGCCGCCCGAGGCGGCCGGGGTCATGCTGGGCGGGTTCCCGGTCGAGCGCCCGCTGGAGCGGATGACCTGGCAGAAGCACTGGATCCGGTACGTCCCGAGGCACTATCGCCACTGCAGCGTCAGCCTCGAAGGGACGTTCCAGGAGTACCTGGAGCGGCGATTTTCGCCCAAGATCCGCCGGGATCTGCGGCGGCGCACCCGGGTGTTGGCGGAGCGCAACGGCGGTGAACTGGGCCTGGTCGTCTGCCGCACGCCGGAGGAGATGACTCATTTCATGGACGTGGCGCCGGCGCTGGCCAAACGCACCTACCAGCACACCCTGTTCAAAAATGCCCTGCCCGATACGCCCGAGTATCGCCAGTGGGTGCTTGACCTGGCCGGCCAGGACCAGGCCCGCGGCTATCTGCTGCGCTGCGACGGGCAGGTTATCGCCTATCTCTTCTGCCGCTGGCAGGACGGCATGTGGCTCTACGACGGAGTGGGGTACGATCAATGCTTCGCGCGGCTTTCCCCGGGCACGCTGCTGCACTATCACGCGCTGGATGCTCTCTTCGCCGAAGGCCGCGGCGGCACGCTGGACTTCGGCCCCGGCGAAGGGCAGCATAAGCTGTTCTTCGCCACGCACACGCAGTTGTGCGCCGACGTGTATCTGCTGCGCCCGTGGATCAGGAACCACCTGCTGACCTGGACGCATATTGGCTCGGACGCCCTCAGCGATGCGGCCGCCCGGGTCGCCGGGCGCCTGGGCGTCAGGCAGGGGATCAAGCGGCTCATGCGCCGCCTCGCTACCGGATAA
- a CDS encoding polysaccharide deacetylase family protein, with the protein MGGAWANPALKPLDMETCVYCRRSGREYGVRAIMEILEDHGLPGVFFVDTAMDALFGRGLFQELCQEILSRGHDVQMHLHPGARQYALLRSRGATRRPASMTDRLPRYEANEQTQMIIEGCDVLKACTGRRPAAFRAGCFALGDSSAAALAQAGIQLDFSANLGCAGSASSHAVRINGPYRLGSVTEFPVTQIIGRSLPGCGYRPLEVNCVSGEEMESALEQLVAGGARVATVVLHSFGLLKNRVGRWEGVRPDRVVHRRLETLCRLLDRRRGDLNTERVCDCAASPGWVEYAASGPDVWPKTTWKDLALRQVGQVVSLI; encoded by the coding sequence ATGGGGGGTGCATGGGCCAACCCGGCCCTGAAGCCCCTGGACATGGAAACCTGCGTGTATTGCCGCCGATCCGGGCGCGAATACGGCGTGCGGGCCATCATGGAGATCCTGGAGGACCATGGCCTGCCCGGCGTGTTCTTTGTCGATACCGCGATGGACGCCCTCTTCGGGCGGGGGCTCTTCCAGGAACTGTGCCAGGAGATACTCTCCCGCGGGCACGACGTGCAGATGCACCTGCATCCCGGCGCACGGCAGTATGCGCTGCTGCGCAGCCGCGGCGCCACTCGGCGCCCGGCGAGCATGACAGACCGCCTGCCTCGCTATGAGGCAAACGAGCAGACGCAGATGATCATCGAAGGCTGCGACGTGCTGAAGGCCTGCACCGGGCGGCGACCGGCGGCATTCCGGGCCGGTTGCTTTGCCCTGGGTGACAGCAGTGCCGCAGCCTTGGCCCAGGCGGGCATCCAGCTTGATTTCAGTGCCAATCTCGGTTGCGCAGGCAGCGCCAGTTCGCATGCCGTCAGGATCAACGGCCCGTACCGCCTGGGATCGGTGACGGAGTTTCCCGTCACGCAGATCATCGGCAGAAGCCTTCCGGGCTGCGGGTATCGCCCCCTCGAGGTCAATTGCGTCAGCGGCGAGGAGATGGAGTCGGCCCTGGAGCAACTGGTCGCCGGCGGCGCCCGCGTGGCGACGGTCGTGCTGCACTCGTTCGGCCTGCTCAAGAACCGCGTGGGGCGATGGGAAGGCGTCCGGCCCGACAGGGTGGTCCACCGCAGATTGGAGACCCTGTGCCGCCTGCTCGACCGCCGTCGCGGCGACCTGAACACCGAGCGGGTTTGCGACTGCGCCGCCTCGCCCGGCTGGGTCGAGTACGCTGCCAGCGGTCCGGACGTGTGGCCGAAAACGACGTGGAAAGACTTGGCCCTGCGCCAGGTTGGGCAGGTCGTCAGTTTGATTTGA